The genomic region CTGTGCGTTGATGCGGCAAGGGTAGTCGCCGACCTCGGCGAGCGCGGCCTGCATCAGACGGCTGGTGTGTCCGTGCCCGCGTTCGGCGCGCTTGGTGCACACCCGACCGATGCGGAACTCCTTCTCACCTCCCGGGTGTTCCTCCATCAGCCGCAGCGTCGAGACCACGCGGCCGTCGGTGTCCTCCAGCCAGAAGTGCCGTGTCTCGGCCAGCAGGTCGCGGCCGTCGAGTTCTGGATACGGCGTGGCCTGCTCGACGACGAACACCTCGACGCGAAGCTTGAGCAGTTCGTACAGCGTTGCCGCGTCGAGGTCCTTGGCCCAACTACGCCTCGGAGCGATCGTCACGTGGTGACCATCACGCCGACGCCGCGGCCTGGACTGCGGCGATCTGTGCCTTGGGCTCGTCGAGCTTGAGCACCTTTGTGCCCCAGTCCCAGACCTCTTGGTACAGCTTCGGCGCCCCCGAGAGCTCGGTACCGAAGGACGGCACCATCTCCTTGAGCTTGGGCCGCCATGTCTCGAAGCGATCCGGGAAGCAGCGCTCCATCACGTCGAACATCGCGGGCACGGCGGTCGATGCACCCGGCGACGCACCGAGCAGACCCGCGATGCTGCCGTCCTCGGCCGACAGCACCGTCGTGCCGAACTCCAGCACACCGCCTGCACCCTTCTTGCGGATCACCTGGACGCGCTGGCCCGCCACATCGAGCTCCCAGTCCGAGGCCACCGCGCTCGGAGCGAACTCGCGCAGGTCCTTGACCCTGTCGTCCTCGCTGAGCAGAAGCTGGCTGACCAGGTACTTGACCAGGCTGACCTCGGTCAGACCGACACCGAGCATCGATGCCAGGTTGTTGGCCTTGACCGACAGCGGAAGGTCGGTCACCTTGCCCTGCTTGAGGAACTTGGGCGACCAGCCCGCGAACGGTCCGAACAGCAGCCACGAGCGGCCGTTGATGACACGGGTGTCCAAGTGCGGCACCGACATCGGCGGGGCACCCAGCGGCGGAGCGCCGTACACCTTGGCCTGGTGACCGGCGGCCAGCACGGGGTTGTTGGTGCGCAGGAACTCGCCGCCGACGGGGAAGCCGCCAAATCCCTTGACTTCCTTGATGCCCGACTTCTGCAGCAGCGGCAGCGCGCCACCGCCCGCGCCCACGAACACGAACTTGGCGTTGATCTTCCGCTTGCTCCGAGTGCGCCGGTTGATCACACCGAGCGTCCACGTGCCGTCGGACTCCTTGTGCAGGTCGCGCACGTCGTGGCCGAACAGGGTCGTCATACCGCGCTGGGCGGTGTAGCCGATCAGTTGCCTTGACAGCGAACCGAAGTCGACGTCGGTGCCGGCCTGCGTCCAGTTCAGGGCGACGGGATCGGAGAAGTCCCGCTTGGCCGCCATCAGCGGAAGCCGGCGGGCGAACTCGTCGCGGTCGTCGATGAACTCCATCGTCGCGAACAGGGGGTTGGTGACCAGCGCCTCGCGACGATTGCGCAGATAGTCGACATTGCCTGCCCCGTGCACGAAGCTCACGTGCGGAATCGGGTTGAGGAAGCTGCGGACGTCGGGCAGCACACCGTTCTCGACGGCATACGCCCAGAACTGGCGTGACACCTGGAACTGCTCGTTGACGTGGACGGCCTTGGCGGTGTCGATCGTGCCGTCGGAGCGCTGCGGCGTGTAGTTCAGCTCACACAGTGCCGAGTGACCGGTGCCCGCGTTGTTCCACGGGTCGCTGCTCTCCGCGGCGGCGCCGTCGAGGCGTTCGATCAACGTGATCGACCAGTCGGGTTCCATCAGTCGGAGCAGCGCGCCGAGGGTGGCGCTCATGATGCCGGCGCCCACCAGTACGACGTCGGTCTTCGCTGTCTTGGCTGCCTCAGTCACCTGTTCTTCGGCCCTTCTTGATCGCGCACCCGTATCAATACGGCTCAGTAACCACTAGGTTATCCCGCCGCCCGCTGCTTCCCACCGCCCACCGGCCCTGCCGTACCCCGCGACGACACTCCCCGCGGCTAAGGTGGCTGTCGTGACACGGTGGGAGCCCGATGTGCTGCCCGGCTACTGGCAGCAGACCATTGCGCTCGGCATCGATCCCGATGGTGAGGGAGATCTCTTCGCCACGCTGGTGCGCCGCGGCGACGGGGGCACTGCGCGCCGAGCCGTCCTGGCGTTGCACGGCTACACCGACTACTTCTTCAACACCGAACTCGCCGACCGTTTCGCCGAGCGTGACTTCACCTTCTACGCCCTCGACCTGCACAAGTGCGGCCGATCATGGCGCACCGGGCAGACCCCGCACTTCACCACCGACTTGGCCAGCTACGACACCGAACTGCTCCGTGCACTCGACGCCATCGCGACCGACACGGGCGGGGCACAGGTGTGCGTGTACGGGCACTCGGCGGGTGGTTTGATCGCCTCGCTGTTCCTCGACCGCGTTCGCCAGCGGGGTGCGTCCACCGATGTCGACGGGTTGGTGCTCAACAGCCCGTTCTTCGATCTGCACGGGCCTGCGATCCTGCGGTCGGCGCCCACATCGGCCGCGCTCGCCGCGCTGGCCCGCTGGCGGAAGCTGCACGTGATCCGCAAACCGACCGAGGGCGGGTACGGAACGAGCCTGCACCGCGATTACGCGGGCGAGTTCGACTACGACCTGGAGTGGAAACCACTCGGCGGATTCCCCGTCACGTTGGGGTGGATCAACGCGGTCCGTCGCGGTCAGGCCCGGCTGCACCGCGGCCTCGACGTCGGCGTCCCGAACCTGATTCTGCGCTCGGGCCACAGCGTTGCCGAGGCTCCCGATCCCGAGGCAATCCAGCGCGGTGACGCCGTCCTGGACGTCACGCAGATCGCACGGTGGGCCGGCTGCGTCGGAAACCACACCACCGTCGCGCCCATCGCCGACGCCAAACACGATGTGTTTCTCTCGCTGGCGCAGCCACGCGCTGCCGCCTATCGCGAGCTGGACCGGTGGCTGCAGCGTTTCCTCGACACCAGCTGCGACCACACAGAAGACAACCGACCCGACGGAACCATCTCTCCCCCCTGCACTCAAACCGGACAAGGCTGATACGCGTGGAGCACTACGACCTGACCATCATCGGAACCGGTTCTGGCAACAGCATTCCCGATCCCGCCGCCGACCCGCGCTACGCCGATATGCGGATCGCGATATGCGAGCAGGGCACGTTCGGCGGCACCT from Mycolicibacterium sp. YH-1 harbors:
- a CDS encoding GNAT family N-acetyltransferase, producing MTIAPRRSWAKDLDAATLYELLKLRVEVFVVEQATPYPELDGRDLLAETRHFWLEDTDGRVVSTLRLMEEHPGGEKEFRIGRVCTKRAERGHGHTSRLMQAALAEVGDYPCRINAQIYLEEMYAKHGFVRDGDEFLDDGIPHVPMLRSGGSHGG
- a CDS encoding alpha/beta hydrolase, which produces MTRWEPDVLPGYWQQTIALGIDPDGEGDLFATLVRRGDGGTARRAVLALHGYTDYFFNTELADRFAERDFTFYALDLHKCGRSWRTGQTPHFTTDLASYDTELLRALDAIATDTGGAQVCVYGHSAGGLIASLFLDRVRQRGASTDVDGLVLNSPFFDLHGPAILRSAPTSAALAALARWRKLHVIRKPTEGGYGTSLHRDYAGEFDYDLEWKPLGGFPVTLGWINAVRRGQARLHRGLDVGVPNLILRSGHSVAEAPDPEAIQRGDAVLDVTQIARWAGCVGNHTTVAPIADAKHDVFLSLAQPRAAAYRELDRWLQRFLDTSCDHTEDNRPDGTISPPCTQTGQG
- the mqo gene encoding malate dehydrogenase (quinone): MTEAAKTAKTDVVLVGAGIMSATLGALLRLMEPDWSITLIERLDGAAAESSDPWNNAGTGHSALCELNYTPQRSDGTIDTAKAVHVNEQFQVSRQFWAYAVENGVLPDVRSFLNPIPHVSFVHGAGNVDYLRNRREALVTNPLFATMEFIDDRDEFARRLPLMAAKRDFSDPVALNWTQAGTDVDFGSLSRQLIGYTAQRGMTTLFGHDVRDLHKESDGTWTLGVINRRTRSKRKINAKFVFVGAGGGALPLLQKSGIKEVKGFGGFPVGGEFLRTNNPVLAAGHQAKVYGAPPLGAPPMSVPHLDTRVINGRSWLLFGPFAGWSPKFLKQGKVTDLPLSVKANNLASMLGVGLTEVSLVKYLVSQLLLSEDDRVKDLREFAPSAVASDWELDVAGQRVQVIRKKGAGGVLEFGTTVLSAEDGSIAGLLGASPGASTAVPAMFDVMERCFPDRFETWRPKLKEMVPSFGTELSGAPKLYQEVWDWGTKVLKLDEPKAQIAAVQAAASA